The DNA region TTTGGAGCGTTGGTTTTAGCCAAAGCGCTGGTATCCAATCGAATCCAAAAACAGATCCGTACATAAAGCCGAAAAATACAGATGATAACGCTGAGCTCATCATCACTACGCCAAATTTTCCGGATCCTTTCCTGTACAAAAGATATCCGAACAGGAAAAGTATCAAACCGTGCCCTACATCTCCTAACATGAATCCATACATGAATATGAAAAAGGCCGTGATGAAAGGTGTAGGATCTATTTCTCCATAACGAGGTACACCGAACATCCTCGTTATAAATTCAAAAGCCTGGATTACCTTTCCTCTGTTTATCAATTTTACAGGTACACTTATCGACGGATTTTTTTGAGTTATCTCATTTGGTGAGTTTTCAGCTATCAAAGCTTTTTCTTCGAGTTCATCACGAATTTTATCAAGTTCATTTTCTGGCATCCAGCCACTCACAAAGTGAATGCTCTTTTGCGGTGTTGAAGAGTTAAATTTCTCCAAATCATAAATTCTCTTGTGGGAAACTATCGTAGAATAAACGTTGTCCACAAATTCTTTACTTGCGTAAAGAACTTTATCTACCGCGCTTTCATACTCTTTGATCGATATTTTTGTCATTTCAATAAGAGATTCTATTCTCTTCTTTATTTCTTTAGGCGTACCCTGATAACCCACTGGAAGCTTGTCTTCTTCAAAATAAGCCGATTTCAATATCTTGTGAGCATCATCGACAAAATCTGGCGTGGTAAACACGAATATCCAAAAGTTGTCTTTATCCCTATTCACTTCAAGTACCAAAATAGGCACGTTCAGTGATGACTCAACTAACGGTTCGTAATGCCTTATAGGCACCCTCCCAAAGAACATCTTTATTCTTCTTATTTCTTCCAAATTTTCCAGCTCCACGTTTAAATTTGCCAACACGCTAACGTAGAACAACGCTTTGTTATACTCTTGCAGTTTCTTACTCAATTCATTTTTTCTTTCAAAAGAGTGTTTTATGCTTTTGTTTAGAAGCGAAAATCTTTTCAGCGTTTTTTGAATGTCTAATCGTTCTTCGATCTTAGATTCATCAAAGCGAGGAGTGTAATCCGTCATTTTCAAAAAACGCATCATTTCGTTGTAAACTTCCTGATAAGGATTCTTATCCTCAACTGGAAGAAGATCCGAATGTACTTCTTCGGATACAATATTCTTAATGTTCAGCGGTTCGAATGCTTGAGATGAAAGTAATTTGAGGTTCACATCTTCTATCCCTTCATCTGGAAAAGCGAGCGTAACATTTTTCATTTTCGCTAACGGCACATTTTCACCTCAAATCCACGTTATCAAGTAGTTCTTTATTTCGCTTTTTTCTAAGTTATATCTCACACCTTCTATTATGGTGATCACATCCATGATCTCATACTCTTTCAAAAAGAGATAATGAAAAAATGAAGCTATGGAAAAACCACCATATGTTGATATAGCCTCTTTTGAACTTTCGTAAAGATATCTTTTCATGCTCAACGTAAGCATTTCAGGCACTACATTCGTTGTCTTTTCAGACACGCTTCTTATAAGCTCATCATAAGGTCCCTCACTTGCGATATTCAAAAGACTTTCTAAATCTTTTGCATCGCACAAAGTGTGGAGATAAGTTGAACTCAGCCTAAATCCCATTGGGATCAACGAGTTGTACAACTCTTCACTTCCCAACGAATAAAAAGCCTTTGCCCTTATTATCCATTCCATGTTGATAAGATCTATTTTTTCACCTATGATGCTTTTGATAACAAGGTAATCATCATAGTCTAAACTTTTGGCAGCTCTCAAAAAGCCAAAGAACAACCAGCGATCTAGTCCGTTTTCAATACTTTGGATCAAATTTGCTGTTTTTCTTTCATAACTTGCAAAAGCATTTCTTACGACTTCATAATACGGAGTGTCTTCCAAAGAAGTGAGTATTTCATCTCTTGACGAACACGAGGCAACTTCTATTGGATCGATGATGGCCTTTTTACCCAGATCGTAAAACTTTCCATTTAATTCTTCCAAATTTTTCTTGTATTCTTTTTCAACCAACGCATTTCTTAAGGCCAATTTAAGGTTTTCTACTTCATACATTCTCATGATGTAATAAGCAAAATGGCGATTCAAGGTCACAAAGAAAGCAAATATTCTTTTAACATCTTCTACAAGGTCTACCTTTAAACGCATCTCAAGATCCCTTCTGTGAAGTTCTTCAGGTTTGGCATCTTTGAGGATATTTGCGTACATCTTGCTTCCTTTAAGGTAAGCAGTTATCTCCGGAACGCTCTTTTTGCTCATAAGCGTTTCGTAATCACTTTTCGTCAGAAAGCGACTTGCCATGCTCGCCAATTTCGCTTGTACACCCGCATAAAGGAGCACTTTGCTCATCTTTTTTCTACCTCTAAGAAGTCAGATATAAAACTCTCAATGGTATCGTCTTTCACGTTTAGATACGTTTCGCGCATTTTCATGATTTGAGCACGGGTTTCGCTTAAAATATTTTCTTCATTTATTCTCATTCTTTCTTCTGATTCCTTCAACATCTTTCTGGCTATTTCATTTGCTTCATCTGTTTTCGACTCGATAAGCTTTTTTCCTTCTTTTTCGGCTTTGCTTATCATCTCTTCGCTTTTGCGCTTTGCATCTTGGACGATATTTCTCGATTCCTTTTCGGAGGCCACAAGTTCTCTTATTATGTCTTCTATCTCCATTTTTACAGCTCTCCTCCTTCCCTTTTCTTGATACTGTTCTTTTATTATACCACTTGCAAAAATGGAGAATGCTTTCTTCGACGATTTTCCAATACTTTTTCAAAAGATATTAACGAATTAAAATTTGTGAGGTCCCACTCAAAAAAGTTCTTTAACTTTGTTCTTCAAGCAATTCCGAGATTTTGTTAACCTCGTCTATTTTTTCATTCAAATCTTCAACAGCCTTTTTCACATCTATTTGGTTATCCTTTGCAAAAGATTCCAAACTGCTCATTTTTGAGCAACATGCATTAAAGCCTAATTTGAATAATTCACTTTCTAACAAAGGATTTCTTTCCATTATCTCCTTGAGTGTCATTTTCTCGTTAATGTGATCGAATTTCATCGCAATCATCCTCCTTTCAATCGATAGGACGTTTTTTAAGTCTCAGAGAATTCGTAACAACATTCACTGAGCTGGATGCCATTGCTATTTCAGCTATAATGGGATGCAAAAGTCCCATGCCGGCAAGTGGTATAGCCACAACGTTGTAGAAAAAAGCCCAAAACAAATTCTGGCGTATTTTCTGGAAGGTGGCTTTAGAAAGCTTTATAGCTTTAACAACACCCATCAGTTCACCTTTGACCAAAGTTATATCGCTGGCTTCTTTTGCTATATCTGTTCCGGTCCCTATGGCAATTCCAACGTTGGCTTGTTTCAAAGACGGGGCATCGTTTATTCCGTCTCCAACCATGGCAACAATTTTAGATTGCGATTGAAGTTTCTTTATCTCTTCTATCTTGTCAGAAGGCAGTAAATTGTATCTTACGTCGTCGATGTCCATCTGGTGGGCAACAGATTTAGCCGTGAACTCGTTATCTCCCGTAAGCATAACTGTTTTTATTCCCATTTCCTTAAGTGTTCTTATCGCTTCACGTGCACCATCTTTTATGGTATCTGCCAACGCTATCATTCCAAGATACTTTCCCTTCTCTTCAAAAGCCACTATCATGGTTTTTCCTTCTGCTCCATACCTCTGGAAATCTAAAGGAACCGTGATCCCTTTTGAAGATGCAAAACGAGGACTTGTGACGAAGATCCTCTTACCATTTATAATCCCCTCTATGCCAAATCCTGGATGGACTAGAAGATCTTCCACTTTTTCAAACTTCACGCCCTTAGATTTAGCATATTCTACGATTGCTTTTCCCAAAGGATGTTCAGAGTAATTTTCAATAGAGCCAACTATTTTGAGAAACTCATTTTCATTTACTTTCGATTCGAGATCTGTAACATGAGGAACACCATTGGTTATCGTACCCGTTTTATCGAAGACAACAGTATCAACATCTTTGGCAGTCTGCAAAGCTTCACCGGATCTGATCAGTATTCCTTCTGAGGCGCCTTTACCTGATCCGACCATTAGAGCCGTTGGAGTTGCCAATCCAAGCGCACATGGGCAAGCTATGACAAGAGTTGCAACTGCTGCAAATATTGCTGCGGAAAGCGCATCAAGGTTGGGATCAACCCAGGGAAGAAAAGAGGAAGCCCAAACCATCATTCCGTGGCCTGCCGCAGGATTAAGAAGCCAAAAGATAAAAACTGACGCTGCGGTAAGAAGCACGACCGGTACGAAAATACCAATTATTTTATCCGCAAAGGCTTGTATGGGAACTTTAGTTCCTTGTGCTTCGTCAACTAGCTTTATCACTTGAGAAAGAAAGGTATCTTCGCCAACTCGTGTAACCCTTACCTTGATTGTGCCTAATTGGTTAACGGTAGAACCTATTACTTCATCTCCAATAGAGCGCCTTACAGGCATCGATTCACCAGTTGCCATTGATTCGTCCACTGTGGTATCTCCATCCAATATCACGCCATCTGTTGGAATCTGCTCTGATGGTTTTACGATCATGATATCTCCCACCGCAAGAGATTCTGTTGGTATCTCAATTTCTTTGCCATCATCGTCAAGAATACGTGCGTTTTTCGCACTCATTTGAAGAAGCTTTTTAATAGCTTCTGATGCTTTACCTTTTGCCGCAGTTTCAAGATATTTCCCCACCAAGAAGAATCCCATGATCATTGCACCAACAGCCGAATAATCAGCTATTTTCATACCGGCAAGTGACAAAATTCCTGTTGTAAAAGATGCCGTAACTCCTAGCAAAATGAGGACATCCATATTTGTACCACGATGAATTAGCGCCACTAATCCACTTCTTATTGGGCCATATCCTATTATAAAGATAACAGGAAATGATACGATCACGCTTATCCAATCGAAATAAGGTATTTTCAGTCCTATCATATCGACGATCATCATGATGGCAAGAGGTCCTGTGATTGCCCATGCCCAAATCATTTTTGTCTTTGCCGATTTTACTTTTTTGGCAAAATCGTCCGTGCGAGAAGTTTGTTTTTCTCGTGATATCACGAGTTCGTAGCCAGCGTTCGAAACCGCTTTTGCCATTTCGCGTTCGGAAACAACGTTAGGATCTATCACAACGGTCGCCTTTTCTGTGGCAATGTTAACAGACACATCCGTAACCCCAGGTACTTTTTTTAACGTTTTTTCAACGGTTATTGCGCAAGAGGCGCAAGTCATACCGTTAACTTTATAAGATTTCTTCGCATTGGCATCTTCTTCTTCTATTTTGATAAGCGACGCATCATAACCTGTATTTTTAACGATGGTTATCAACTCATCAGGATCTATGTCTTCCCCTTCAACAATAGCTCTTTCCACCGCGAAATTCACGACCGCTTTGGCACCTTCAGCTTTTTTGTTTAGGGCCTTCTCAATCGTTATGGCACAAGATGCACAAGTCATTCCTTTAAGATCCAAAATTACTTTTTTCATTTTACTTCCTTCCTTCACGAAGAGGACAATGCCATGGAAATTCTCTCTAAGGCATCTCCAACATCCTTTAAAATTTCCAACATTTCTGAAGAGGCGCTTTCAATGAAAGATGTTGGCTGCACATAGACCACTTTGTATGCTCCATTTTCTTCAAAGATCCCCATTTTACATGGAAGGTATATGCCAATTGATGTGTCTAACAAGAGTATTTTCTCAGCATTAGATGGATTACATATATCCACAACGTAGACATTACTATCGCATTTTTTACCTTTCGAAGTTAGTATTTTTTTGAAATCGTACTCTGCCAAAATTGAAAAACCTTCTGTTTCAATTGCATTTTTGAAATCTTCCTTCAAAGATTCAAAATCCTTTCCTTTCAGAGTTTTCTTTATCATTTTCATATTCTAGTACCTCCTTATGTTATTCCCTCCCACCCGGGGGGGCTACTTATACAATACACCTTTGCCGTTTCCGACCAATTAACTTTAGATAACAAAATGTTTACAGAGTTCTCTTACGGTCTTCTTTACATTTTTTCTCTTGAAATCTATACCAAAAAGGTATAAAATATAGTTAGGATTAAATAGGATTAAAATAGTTGACTTTTGAAAGGAGGCAACAATGACATTATTAGAAATAGAGAATCTTCATGCTGAAGTTAGGGGAAGAGAAATTATAAAAGGACTTGATTTAAAAATCAATTGTGGTGAAGTACATGCTGTAATGGGGCCGAACGGTGCGGGAAAAACAACATTGGCTAATTTGATAATGGGAAACCCAAACTATAAAATTACAGCTGGCAAGATTTTGTTTAAAGGGAAAAACATTGTTGGTCTGCCTGTAAACGAGCGAGCAAAACTTGGTGTTTTTCAATCTTTTCAATATCCAGAAGAAATACCCGGTGTAACTGTGAGAAACTTTTTAAAACTTGCCTACGACATTTTGCATCCAAATGAAAAGAAAAGTGTTTTTGATTTCGGCGATATGTTGTTGAGGGTGGCAAACAAATTGAAAATTGATAGTTCTTTTTTGGATAGAGATATAAATGTTGGTTTTTCAGGTGGGGAAAGGAAAAAAATAGAAATACTACAGTTAAATATTCTCAAACCCCAACTTGCTGTATTGGACGAAACAGATTCCGGACTTGATATAGATGCTTTAAAAATTGTTGCTAAAGGCGTAAACAACATTTTGAGTTCAGGAGTTAGTGTTTTGCTTATAACGCATTACAACAGAATACTTGAATACATCAATCCGAATTTTGTGCATGTTTTTGTGAATGGAAGGATAGTAAAAACAGGGGGTCCAGAGATCGCCAAAGTACTTGAAGCCAAAGGATATGAATCGTTTGCATATTGAGGAGGTTATCATGAGAAAAAAAGTGGATAGAGAGCAAAGTTCAAATGTCATCCTCAAAAATTCAAATGAATTAAGCAAAAAGCTTATAGAAGAAATATCGTATAACAAAGGAGAACCTCTTTGGATGAAAGAACTTAGACTTAAATCCCTTGACATTTTTTTAAACAAACCGAATCCAAATTTTGGAGTCGATCTTTCAAAATTAGATATCAATGAAATTATTCCATATCTTAAACCGAATGCTGAAAAAAGCAGAAGTTGGGATGATGTTCCTGAAAACATAAAAGAGACATTTGAAAAGCTTGGCATTCCAGAAGCCGAGCGAAAGGTTCTTTCTGGCGTCGGCGCACAATACGATTCAGAAATAGTCTATCAAAATATAAAAGAGCATCTTTCAAAATTGGGAGTCATATTTTTAGATATGGAAAGCGCGGTCAGAGAATATCCTCAATTAGTCAAGAAGTACTTCATGCAAGCGGTTCCGCCGACAGATCATAAATTTGCTGCTCTTCATGGTGCTGTTTGGAGCGGAGGATCTTTCGTTTATGTACCCGAAAACGTTGAGGTGCCGATGCCATTGCAAGCTTACTTTATGATGGCATCACCAGGCATAGGTCAATTCGAACATACTCTTATCATTTTAGAAAGAGGAGCAAAACTTCATTTTATAGAAGGGTGTTCTGCTCCAAAATATAGCGTTTCAAACCTTCATAGCGGCATGGTAGAAATATTTGTTGGTGAAGGAGCTACAATGCGCTACAGCACTATCCAAAATTGGTCAAAAAATACTTACAATTTAAACACAAAACGTGCGCTCGTCAATAAAGACGCCACTATGATTTGGGTTTCAGGCTCTATAGGTTCATCTAAAACCATGCTTTATCCAACAAGTATTTTAAAGGGAAATGGAGCGCGTGCAGAACATTTGAACATTACCTATGCTGGGAGAGAACAACATTTGGATACAGGTTCAAAAGTCATTCATCTTGCTCCTTATACTTCTTCAAAAATTGATGCACGAAGCATAAGCTCCAATGGAGGATGGTCTTTCTATCGAGGACTCTTGAAAGTCTCGCAAGATGCTCTTCATGTCAAATCAAGTGTTGAATGCTCTGCATTAATGTTAGATGGTGAATCAGCGTCTGACACATTACCAATCATGGAGATCATGAATAATGAGGCCGATGTGGGTCACGAGGCACGCGTTGGAAGAATAAAAGAAGAACAAATTTATTACCTCATGAGTCGGGGATTGAATGAGAACGATGCTAAGGCAATGATAGTTCGGGGATTCATGGCACCTATTGTTAAACAGTTGCCGTTGGAATACGCAATAGAATTCAACAGACTTGTAAGTATGAACTTCGAGTCTAGCTTGGGGTGATGAAGATGGAAATGACGATGGTCAAACCTGAAGTGAAAACTTTTCGCCCCCTTTACGATTATGATGAGAAAGAAGCGAAAAGGCTTGGACTTTTCAAATGGAGAAAACCTTTCATAAAAAAATATGCACGAATTGGTTTTCCCACATGGAAACGCTTAAAACTCTCACAAGTGCCTCTGGGAAAGTTAAAAACGTACAAAGGAAATTTTTTAGAGGGAAATGCAAGCATCCTTGAAACTTTTACTAACGCGGTTCGGAAAAATATCGTCAAGGAATTTCAAGAGATGCCTCACTATGGAGCTCATCCCAAATTCACGCTAATGTCCCAAGCATTTTTCACCACTGGCTTTTTTATTAAATCTCTTGATCGTAGCAAGGTATATGCACACTATGATCTCGAACTCAATCCCAATACGATAGAAAATTCATTTGTCGTTGTTAAAAGCGGATCGGAACTCACGCTGGTGCGTGAGATCACAGGGAAGGGAAACATGAGGGTCTCTTCTACAAAATTTTTAGTAGAAGATGGAGCAAAACTGAATTTCTTTAACATATTCATCTCTCCTGACACATCTTTTTCAATAGATTCAAATATATACAATATAGGAAAAGACGCCAATGTGAAAGTTTATGACGTACTCTTAGGTGGAAAGAAAGTTGCATCAAATCACGAATTCAATCTTGTTGGAATGAACGCTGCTGCAAATCTTTCCTCTTTTTACTTCGAGACAGGACAAGAACGAGCCGATCTGGAATATAAATTAATTCACGATGCGCCAGAAACAACAGGTTACTTGGAGGGAAATGGTGTGGTTAATGAAGAATCTTATGTGGTATTTAGGGGAAATATATGGATCCCCGCGAAATCATATGGAGTAAAATCACGAGAAAAAAGTCATGCCATTAATTTGTCCCCTAAAGCACGAGTAGATGCTATTCCTTCGTTAAGCGTTAGAAACAATGCCGTAAATGCCGAACATGCTGCATCAATTGGTAATTTAGACGATAAAAAACTTTATTACATGATGTCACGAGGTCTCAGCAGAGAAGAAGCGTTAAAAACCATCATAGAGGGTATGTTTGAACCCCTTATGAGAATGATTCCAATAAAATCTGTAAAGAAGGATGTCAAAAATGGAATCATCAGTAGGATCTAGAATAAAAGCGGATTTTCCAATCTTATCGACTATATTCGAAGATGGGCAAAAATTGGTCTACCTCGATAACGCAGCAACGACTCAAAAACCAAAATGTGTGATCGAGAGAATCAATCATTTTTACACTTTTGAAAATGCTAACGTTTCAAGAGGCGCACATCGATTGGGAAACATTTCTACTGTAGAATACAAAAATGCAAGAAAAAAAGTGGCAAAATTCATAAACGCTCAGCCATCGGAAATAACATTCACTTCTGGCACGACCGAATCTATAAATGCCGTTGTTTACATTTGGGGAGAGGAAAACATTCATGAAAATGATGAAATTCTTGTTTTAGAAAGTGAACATCACAGCAACTTTGTTCCATGGCAGCAGTTAGCGAAAAGGAAAAAAGCCGTTTTTAAAGTTTTGAAGGTAGAAGATGATGGAACGATTGATCTAAAAAAGTTCAAAATGGCCGTTACACAAAGAACGAGAGTGGTAGCTTTTGCTCATGCCACCAATACTTTTGGAGTGATACATCCTATTCATGAAATGATAGAAATCGCGCATTCACGGAGAGCGATAACTGTTGTTGATGGAGCACAATCTGTACCTCATATTCCAACAGATATAAAAGAAATGGGTGCGGATTTTCTGGCTTTTTCAGGTCATAAAATGCTTGGCCCGATGGGTATAGGTGTGTTGTACGTGTCAAAGAATAGAATGAATGAACTTAGGCCATTTCTAATGGGAGGTGGCATGATCGATGAAGTAAAAAATGACTTTACAAAATTCGCGCTGCCACCTGAAAAATTCGAAGCCGGAACTCCAAATGTTGCGGGCGCAGTGGGATTGGCGACAGCCATTGAATATTTGGAAAAAATTCAAATGAAAAATGTACTTTCTCATGATCATGAACTCTTGGAATACGTTTACAAAAGGTTGACAGAGGTGAAAGATTTAAAACTATATGGACCACGAAAACTTAAAGATCGCGTTGGTGTTCTTTCATTTAACATAAAGGACATTCATCCTCATGATGTTGCGACTATTTTAGACGCTCAAGGAGTTGCTATTAGAGCAGGTCATCACTGTGCCCAACCGTTGCTGGCACAACTTAAAATATATTACACTGCACGTGCAAGCTTTTACATTTACAATACTAAAGAAGATATTGATTCCCTTGTAAATGCTGTAGAAGAGGTAAAAAGGAGGTTTGCATGATGGATATATCGGATCTCTATACAGAAATCATAATGGATCATCAAAAAAATCCAAGAAATTATGGAATGATCGAAAATAAAGATAGGGAAGTTCATCTTACCAATTCTTCGTGTGGAGATGAAATATTCCTCCAAGTAAAATTAAATAGAGAGAAAATACAAGACATAGCTTTCTATGGTCATGGATGTGCAATATGCACTGCTTCCGCATCGATAATGACTGATCTTGTAAAAGGTATATCCCGCGAAAAAGCTCTGGAATTTTATGAAGAATTTATCCAAATGGTTAGAAGTGGAAAGAAACCTTCTTCTTTTCTAAAAGATGCGCGCGTTTTCGAAGGGGTATCTCAATATCCTCTAAGGGTGAAATGCGCCACTCTTGCGTGGCATGCTTTAAAAAAAGCTATTACAATCGAAGAAAAATAATTCCTACCTTAACCTCACATGTTAGTTTTTTCCATGTATTTCATGATCTTTTTCAATTCCAACAGTTTTTCCTCTACATTACCAGTTTCTACAGCTTCTCTTACGCAAGTTTCAATATGTTTGTTTATCACACTGGTGTTGGCTTTCTTCAAGATTGAAATAACCGCAAGAAGCTGCGTGGAAATGTCCACACAATAACGTTCTTCTTCAATCATCCTTATAATTGCATCCAAATGGCCACGTGCGGTTTTTAAAAGCCTTAAAGCCTCTTCATGTTTATGAACATGTTTCTTTTCCGATGGTTTTGAATGGGTTTTATGTTCCATTTGTCAGCTCTCCTTTTTTCAAAGACGATTCTCCCTTTATAAAAGGGAGAATCGTACATTCTTATTTTAACAGATTTGGACATTTTTTGTTTTCACAATTCTATCCCTGTAACTTCATAAGCTGTATCCTCTAAAGCTTCGCTGAAAACTTTCTCCGAGATGGGAGAAGAAGCTTCAACTTCTGCTGTTCCACTTTCAAGATCAACTTTCACTTCGTTAACCCCTTCAATTTTTGAAAAGAGCCTTTTGATGGTTCTTGTACAATTATCGCACGTCATTCCTTCTATTTTTACCTTCATTTCATCCACCTCCAGATTCATTTCAAAATTTCTTCTTTCATCTCTTGATACTCTTGAAGAGTTATTTCTCCTTTGGCGTACCTGTTTTTGAGAATTTCTATCGCTTCACT from Mesoaciditoga lauensis cd-1655R = DSM 25116 includes:
- a CDS encoding V-type ATP synthase subunit I codes for the protein MPLAKMKNVTLAFPDEGIEDVNLKLLSSQAFEPLNIKNIVSEEVHSDLLPVEDKNPYQEVYNEMMRFLKMTDYTPRFDESKIEERLDIQKTLKRFSLLNKSIKHSFERKNELSKKLQEYNKALFYVSVLANLNVELENLEEIRRIKMFFGRVPIRHYEPLVESSLNVPILVLEVNRDKDNFWIFVFTTPDFVDDAHKILKSAYFEEDKLPVGYQGTPKEIKKRIESLIEMTKISIKEYESAVDKVLYASKEFVDNVYSTIVSHKRIYDLEKFNSSTPQKSIHFVSGWMPENELDKIRDELEEKALIAENSPNEITQKNPSISVPVKLINRGKVIQAFEFITRMFGVPRYGEIDPTPFITAFFIFMYGFMLGDVGHGLILFLFGYLLYRKGSGKFGVVMMSSALSSVFFGFMYGSVFGFDWIPALWLKPTLQINQLLVISVFYGIGMLILGMILNVINGFFQKDMEKALFSAEGIAGLLFYLPSVYIVTLYFMKKPIPLSPMFWEILLGVTFICMLLKKPLAQIVTHQKLSLPNGFWVETGFGMFETLLSYLSNTISFVRLAAFALTHEALFMAFWILTLMVLPTVGGGIWATIVFLLGQLVLVGLEGLVVFIQDLRLIYYEFFTKFFEASGKDFHPFTFMEGEK
- a CDS encoding V-type ATPase subunit, whose translation is MSKVLLYAGVQAKLASMASRFLTKSDYETLMSKKSVPEITAYLKGSKMYANILKDAKPEELHRRDLEMRLKVDLVEDVKRIFAFFVTLNRHFAYYIMRMYEVENLKLALRNALVEKEYKKNLEELNGKFYDLGKKAIIDPIEVASCSSRDEILTSLEDTPYYEVVRNAFASYERKTANLIQSIENGLDRWLFFGFLRAAKSLDYDDYLVIKSIIGEKIDLINMEWIIRAKAFYSLGSEELYNSLIPMGFRLSSTYLHTLCDAKDLESLLNIASEGPYDELIRSVSEKTTNVVPEMLTLSMKRYLYESSKEAISTYGGFSIASFFHYLFLKEYEIMDVITIIEGVRYNLEKSEIKNYLITWI
- a CDS encoding heavy metal translocating P-type ATPase, whose translation is MKKVILDLKGMTCASCAITIEKALNKKAEGAKAVVNFAVERAIVEGEDIDPDELITIVKNTGYDASLIKIEEEDANAKKSYKVNGMTCASCAITVEKTLKKVPGVTDVSVNIATEKATVVIDPNVVSEREMAKAVSNAGYELVISREKQTSRTDDFAKKVKSAKTKMIWAWAITGPLAIMMIVDMIGLKIPYFDWISVIVSFPVIFIIGYGPIRSGLVALIHRGTNMDVLILLGVTASFTTGILSLAGMKIADYSAVGAMIMGFFLVGKYLETAAKGKASEAIKKLLQMSAKNARILDDDGKEIEIPTESLAVGDIMIVKPSEQIPTDGVILDGDTTVDESMATGESMPVRRSIGDEVIGSTVNQLGTIKVRVTRVGEDTFLSQVIKLVDEAQGTKVPIQAFADKIIGIFVPVVLLTAASVFIFWLLNPAAGHGMMVWASSFLPWVDPNLDALSAAIFAAVATLVIACPCALGLATPTALMVGSGKGASEGILIRSGEALQTAKDVDTVVFDKTGTITNGVPHVTDLESKVNENEFLKIVGSIENYSEHPLGKAIVEYAKSKGVKFEKVEDLLVHPGFGIEGIINGKRIFVTSPRFASSKGITVPLDFQRYGAEGKTMIVAFEEKGKYLGMIALADTIKDGAREAIRTLKEMGIKTVMLTGDNEFTAKSVAHQMDIDDVRYNLLPSDKIEEIKKLQSQSKIVAMVGDGINDAPSLKQANVGIAIGTGTDIAKEASDITLVKGELMGVVKAIKLSKATFQKIRQNLFWAFFYNVVAIPLAGMGLLHPIIAEIAMASSSVNVVTNSLRLKKRPID
- a CDS encoding DUF302 domain-containing protein, with the protein product MKMIKKTLKGKDFESLKEDFKNAIETEGFSILAEYDFKKILTSKGKKCDSNVYVVDICNPSNAEKILLLDTSIGIYLPCKMGIFEENGAYKVVYVQPTSFIESASSEMLEILKDVGDALERISMALSSS
- the sufC gene encoding Fe-S cluster assembly ATPase SufC codes for the protein MTLLEIENLHAEVRGREIIKGLDLKINCGEVHAVMGPNGAGKTTLANLIMGNPNYKITAGKILFKGKNIVGLPVNERAKLGVFQSFQYPEEIPGVTVRNFLKLAYDILHPNEKKSVFDFGDMLLRVANKLKIDSSFLDRDINVGFSGGERKKIEILQLNILKPQLAVLDETDSGLDIDALKIVAKGVNNILSSGVSVLLITHYNRILEYINPNFVHVFVNGRIVKTGGPEIAKVLEAKGYESFAY
- the sufB gene encoding Fe-S cluster assembly protein SufB; this encodes MRKKVDREQSSNVILKNSNELSKKLIEEISYNKGEPLWMKELRLKSLDIFLNKPNPNFGVDLSKLDINEIIPYLKPNAEKSRSWDDVPENIKETFEKLGIPEAERKVLSGVGAQYDSEIVYQNIKEHLSKLGVIFLDMESAVREYPQLVKKYFMQAVPPTDHKFAALHGAVWSGGSFVYVPENVEVPMPLQAYFMMASPGIGQFEHTLIILERGAKLHFIEGCSAPKYSVSNLHSGMVEIFVGEGATMRYSTIQNWSKNTYNLNTKRALVNKDATMIWVSGSIGSSKTMLYPTSILKGNGARAEHLNITYAGREQHLDTGSKVIHLAPYTSSKIDARSISSNGGWSFYRGLLKVSQDALHVKSSVECSALMLDGESASDTLPIMEIMNNEADVGHEARVGRIKEEQIYYLMSRGLNENDAKAMIVRGFMAPIVKQLPLEYAIEFNRLVSMNFESSLG
- a CDS encoding SufD family Fe-S cluster assembly protein codes for the protein MEMTMVKPEVKTFRPLYDYDEKEAKRLGLFKWRKPFIKKYARIGFPTWKRLKLSQVPLGKLKTYKGNFLEGNASILETFTNAVRKNIVKEFQEMPHYGAHPKFTLMSQAFFTTGFFIKSLDRSKVYAHYDLELNPNTIENSFVVVKSGSELTLVREITGKGNMRVSSTKFLVEDGAKLNFFNIFISPDTSFSIDSNIYNIGKDANVKVYDVLLGGKKVASNHEFNLVGMNAAANLSSFYFETGQERADLEYKLIHDAPETTGYLEGNGVVNEESYVVFRGNIWIPAKSYGVKSREKSHAINLSPKARVDAIPSLSVRNNAVNAEHAASIGNLDDKKLYYMMSRGLSREEALKTIIEGMFEPLMRMIPIKSVKKDVKNGIISRI
- a CDS encoding aminotransferase class V-fold PLP-dependent enzyme yields the protein MESSVGSRIKADFPILSTIFEDGQKLVYLDNAATTQKPKCVIERINHFYTFENANVSRGAHRLGNISTVEYKNARKKVAKFINAQPSEITFTSGTTESINAVVYIWGEENIHENDEILVLESEHHSNFVPWQQLAKRKKAVFKVLKVEDDGTIDLKKFKMAVTQRTRVVAFAHATNTFGVIHPIHEMIEIAHSRRAITVVDGAQSVPHIPTDIKEMGADFLAFSGHKMLGPMGIGVLYVSKNRMNELRPFLMGGGMIDEVKNDFTKFALPPEKFEAGTPNVAGAVGLATAIEYLEKIQMKNVLSHDHELLEYVYKRLTEVKDLKLYGPRKLKDRVGVLSFNIKDIHPHDVATILDAQGVAIRAGHHCAQPLLAQLKIYYTARASFYIYNTKEDIDSLVNAVEEVKRRFA
- the sufU gene encoding Fe-S cluster assembly sulfur transfer protein SufU, producing MDISDLYTEIIMDHQKNPRNYGMIENKDREVHLTNSSCGDEIFLQVKLNREKIQDIAFYGHGCAICTASASIMTDLVKGISREKALEFYEEFIQMVRSGKKPSSFLKDARVFEGVSQYPLRVKCATLAWHALKKAITIEEK